One window of Dyadobacter sandarakinus genomic DNA carries:
- a CDS encoding RagB/SusD family nutrient uptake outer membrane protein, which yields MKKTYILAGMFFLAMLTSCNDDLLDSIPYGQVTSQQYWRNGDDVVAATNAIYAPLLNEDGFAHTEYTFDNCSDDMNRAGDHSDETSLEMFTFDASNSHILATWATKYEVISRANAVLINAPKVNMDETLRNRSLGEAYFLRGFIYWRLSLIYGEVPILTEQDVLDQKYNKPKSTLAEVRAQAESDFLKAASLLPVAHDAAEAGRATQGSAYGFLTKLYVYQENWPKAIEAGTKVIGNAAYKLSGNYRENFEVVTENNPEVLFALQYETGWTTDNSPTFYHTPQTFGGWGFHEPIEDLVDEFETNDPRRAYSIYSPGDKVERGTAGTTTFEANMTRVTGYAFKKYTAFTASGDMSQSLNAPFLRSSDVYLLVAEAKIRSGANGDTELNAVRTRAGLPKKTSAKMADIMHERRVELAGENERHQDLLRWDKAGLIDIAAHYRIPRGPYKPARNFVKPKHYYFPLPQREVDLSNGVLVQNPNY from the coding sequence ATGAAAAAGACTTATATACTCGCCGGAATGTTTTTTCTGGCCATGCTGACAAGCTGTAATGACGACCTGCTGGACAGTATTCCCTACGGTCAGGTGACCTCGCAGCAATACTGGCGTAATGGTGACGACGTAGTAGCTGCTACCAATGCCATTTATGCGCCTCTGCTTAATGAAGACGGTTTCGCCCATACGGAATATACCTTCGACAACTGCTCCGACGATATGAACCGGGCGGGTGACCATTCGGACGAAACATCGCTTGAAATGTTCACTTTCGATGCTTCAAACTCGCATATCCTGGCTACCTGGGCGACCAAGTACGAGGTAATTTCCCGTGCAAATGCGGTGCTCATCAATGCACCGAAGGTGAATATGGACGAAACGCTCCGCAACCGCAGCCTGGGTGAAGCCTATTTTCTCCGCGGGTTCATCTACTGGCGGCTCTCCCTGATCTACGGCGAGGTACCGATCCTTACCGAGCAGGATGTGCTGGATCAAAAGTACAACAAGCCGAAGTCGACCCTGGCCGAGGTACGTGCGCAGGCAGAGTCGGACTTCCTGAAAGCGGCCTCGCTGCTGCCGGTGGCGCATGATGCTGCGGAAGCAGGCAGGGCCACGCAGGGTTCGGCGTATGGTTTCCTCACCAAATTGTACGTGTACCAGGAAAACTGGCCCAAGGCAATCGAAGCAGGCACCAAAGTGATCGGCAATGCAGCTTACAAGCTGTCCGGCAACTACCGCGAAAATTTCGAGGTAGTTACTGAAAACAATCCCGAAGTGCTGTTTGCGCTGCAATATGAAACCGGCTGGACGACAGATAACTCGCCCACTTTTTACCACACGCCGCAGACTTTTGGCGGCTGGGGATTTCACGAGCCGATTGAGGACCTGGTGGATGAGTTTGAAACCAATGATCCGCGCAGGGCTTATTCCATTTACAGTCCGGGCGACAAGGTGGAAAGAGGCACCGCCGGTACCACTACCTTTGAAGCAAACATGACGCGTGTAACCGGGTATGCATTCAAAAAATACACGGCATTTACCGCCTCGGGTGATATGAGCCAGAGTTTGAATGCCCCCTTCCTGCGCTCCTCGGACGTGTACCTGCTCGTAGCCGAGGCCAAAATCCGGTCAGGTGCAAATGGTGATACGGAACTGAATGCCGTGCGCACGCGCGCCGGTCTGCCGAAAAAGACCAGTGCCAAGATGGCCGACATCATGCACGAGCGCCGGGTAGAACTCGCCGGCGAAAACGAGCGTCACCAGGATCTGCTGCGCTGGGACAAAGCCGGGTTGATCGACATTGCAGCACATTACCGCATCCCGCGCGGGCCGTACAAGCCTGCCCGCAACTTTGTGAAACCCAAGCACTACTACTTTCCACTTCCGCAGCGTG
- a CDS encoding SusC/RagA family TonB-linked outer membrane protein, whose protein sequence is MHRKIPINRAVHKMMSASARQLFMALLCCGVSMARGVYSQELLTREISLKAESQQIRLILKQIEKQADVKFVYSTNSIQSNATAPARQFQGSLDKVLDQLLTPMNVSYEVVGTSRILLRKKDEARSVPLTGAGTIRGTTDRTIKGRVTDDKGEGLPGVNVLIVGTQQGTSTNEAGDYTLNVPEGNVTLRFSFIGFVSQDAVAGSSAELNISLAPDVSALKEVVVVGYGTQEKKDVTGAVSSVKGADFQNLPSGGAQQALQGRAAGVNIIRNGGAPGDAGSIQIRGFGTVNNSDPLVVIDGIPSGTMNDINPNDIESIEILKDASASAIYGTRAANGVIIVTTKRGAFDRPISLSVNGYAGVTNRIKIVNVLDAPTYAALKREAYTNDGLPVPSIWQDPQYQTQRTNWQEELLKQGVTQNYDASIRGGGKYSSFSISGGYYNEKGIIGKSYYKRYTFRVSSDHKIGNRLKIGQNLQFTNTNSTAPNTTSSQTGLLWTAIRFHPGLPVRNADGSYSTTKGIGAFGDINNPVFTVDMQDQNSARNRFLGSVTGEFELAKGLKVRANLAMDATFSENYVFDVKVDDQFRTNSYNELNLTHGKYWSFLQEYFVSYDKQFGNHNLSLVGGYTSQTFNNLVARQRGRDFASEDPTLRYLQYAGTIVSVAGEDGNRSYDALASVFGRANYSFRDRYLVTATFRSDGSSKFAPDNRWGYFPAFSLGWRLSEEDFIKNTLPVISNLKLTGGWGQLGNQNVASLQYLALINSSYRYALGTGGTQNNVSGAAQSRLANTRIGWETAEMSNFGIEAGLWKNSLYFSANYFIKNTKKMLLAPPSVGTNGTAQIPDQNIGQLRNKGLEIEASYRRTVGQVTFNLSGNATFIQNKITRLATPGGFLATQLYGRGQQEIVRTYEGQPYGTFYGYRTAGIYQNQGEIDSDPNIANDSRKTGGQIKPGDVRFVDLNGDGIVDDDDRTIIGSPQPKINYGFNAGLNYKGFDFTVFFVGVGGNKIYNADRMQGLDASYSFNLYADAANRWNKEGSSNTIPRVSIDNANRNFRPSDLFVENGDFLRLKNFTLGYSVPKTLLEKVKLTQARFYVTGQNIFTFTKYSGINPELGYVSDSGKQLNVDYAQYPLARTWTIGATLSF, encoded by the coding sequence ATGCATAGAAAAATACCCATCAACCGGGCTGTTCACAAAATGATGAGCGCTTCTGCCAGACAACTTTTCATGGCATTGCTTTGCTGCGGTGTATCCATGGCGCGCGGCGTGTACAGCCAGGAACTGCTTACCCGGGAAATTTCCCTGAAAGCAGAGTCGCAGCAGATCAGGCTGATCCTGAAGCAGATCGAAAAGCAGGCGGATGTGAAATTCGTGTACAGTACCAACAGCATTCAAAGCAATGCAACCGCGCCGGCCAGGCAGTTTCAGGGATCGCTGGACAAAGTGCTCGACCAGCTGCTTACGCCCATGAACGTTTCCTATGAAGTAGTGGGAACAAGCCGGATTTTACTGCGAAAAAAGGACGAGGCTCGGTCGGTGCCCCTGACAGGGGCCGGTACGATACGGGGCACTACCGACAGGACCATTAAAGGAAGGGTAACCGATGATAAAGGGGAAGGTTTGCCCGGCGTAAACGTACTCATTGTAGGCACCCAGCAGGGAACTTCCACCAATGAAGCAGGCGACTACACCCTGAACGTGCCCGAAGGCAATGTGACCCTGCGCTTTTCATTCATCGGTTTTGTGAGCCAGGATGCCGTGGCAGGCAGCAGCGCGGAGCTGAATATCAGCCTGGCGCCGGATGTAAGTGCACTGAAAGAAGTGGTGGTGGTAGGATATGGTACCCAGGAGAAAAAAGATGTAACCGGAGCTGTGTCGTCCGTAAAAGGTGCTGATTTCCAAAACCTGCCCTCAGGCGGGGCCCAGCAGGCGCTGCAGGGACGTGCGGCGGGTGTCAACATCATCCGTAATGGTGGCGCACCCGGTGATGCAGGCAGCATCCAGATCCGCGGTTTTGGTACCGTCAATAACTCCGACCCGCTGGTGGTGATCGACGGCATTCCGTCAGGGACCATGAACGACATCAATCCTAATGATATTGAATCCATTGAAATCCTGAAAGATGCTTCGGCATCGGCCATTTATGGTACCCGGGCTGCAAATGGAGTTATTATTGTGACCACAAAACGCGGTGCTTTCGACCGGCCGATCTCATTGTCTGTAAACGGATATGCAGGTGTTACCAACCGTATCAAGATCGTGAATGTGCTGGATGCACCTACATATGCAGCGCTCAAAAGGGAAGCGTACACCAATGATGGCCTGCCTGTACCATCGATCTGGCAGGATCCCCAGTACCAGACCCAGCGCACCAACTGGCAGGAGGAGCTCCTGAAGCAGGGTGTTACGCAAAACTACGATGCTTCCATACGCGGCGGCGGCAAATACTCTTCATTCTCGATCTCGGGAGGGTATTATAATGAAAAGGGTATCATCGGAAAGTCGTATTACAAACGCTACACTTTCCGCGTGAGCTCGGATCATAAGATAGGGAACAGGCTGAAAATCGGGCAGAACCTGCAATTTACCAATACCAACAGTACTGCCCCCAATACAACCTCGTCCCAGACCGGCCTGTTATGGACTGCAATCCGCTTCCATCCCGGCCTGCCGGTGCGCAATGCCGATGGTTCGTACAGTACCACCAAGGGGATCGGTGCATTCGGGGACATCAATAACCCGGTATTTACCGTAGACATGCAGGATCAGAACAGTGCCAGGAACCGTTTTCTGGGTAGTGTGACGGGAGAATTCGAGCTGGCCAAGGGGTTGAAAGTACGCGCCAACCTGGCCATGGACGCTACGTTTTCGGAAAACTACGTTTTTGACGTGAAGGTTGATGACCAATTCCGGACCAACTCCTATAACGAGCTGAACCTGACCCACGGGAAGTACTGGTCGTTTCTGCAGGAATATTTCGTTTCCTACGACAAGCAGTTCGGTAATCATAACCTCAGCCTGGTAGGCGGGTATACTTCCCAGACCTTCAATAACCTGGTAGCCCGGCAGCGGGGCAGGGACTTTGCGAGCGAAGATCCCACATTGCGGTACCTTCAGTATGCGGGAACGATCGTATCCGTGGCCGGGGAAGACGGCAACCGCAGCTATGATGCACTTGCATCGGTATTTGGCCGCGCCAATTATTCCTTCAGGGACCGGTACCTGGTGACTGCCACTTTCCGTTCGGACGGTTCGTCAAAGTTTGCGCCTGATAACCGCTGGGGCTATTTTCCGGCATTTTCATTAGGTTGGAGACTCTCGGAGGAAGACTTTATCAAGAATACGCTTCCTGTCATCAGCAACCTGAAACTCACCGGCGGCTGGGGCCAGCTTGGCAACCAGAATGTGGCTTCCCTTCAGTACCTTGCGCTGATCAATTCTTCGTACCGCTACGCCCTGGGTACCGGCGGAACGCAGAACAATGTTTCGGGAGCAGCACAAAGCCGGCTCGCGAATACGCGGATAGGGTGGGAAACTGCCGAGATGAGCAATTTCGGGATCGAAGCCGGACTCTGGAAAAACAGTCTTTACTTCTCGGCCAACTATTTTATCAAGAATACCAAAAAGATGCTGCTGGCACCGCCTTCTGTCGGCACCAACGGCACTGCGCAGATTCCGGACCAGAACATTGGTCAGCTGCGCAACAAAGGTCTTGAAATAGAAGCATCGTACCGGCGCACCGTAGGTCAGGTGACCTTCAACCTGAGCGGAAATGCCACATTTATCCAAAACAAGATCACACGACTCGCTACGCCGGGCGGCTTCCTGGCAACACAGCTGTACGGCCGCGGGCAGCAGGAGATCGTGCGAACTTACGAGGGGCAGCCTTATGGTACCTTTTATGGCTACCGGACTGCCGGTATTTACCAGAACCAGGGTGAGATCGACTCGGACCCGAACATTGCCAACGATTCACGCAAGACCGGCGGGCAGATCAAGCCGGGCGATGTGCGGTTTGTGGACCTGAACGGGGACGGGATCGTGGATGATGACGACCGCACGATCATCGGGAGTCCGCAGCCGAAGATCAATTACGGGTTCAATGCAGGGCTGAACTACAAGGGATTTGACTTTACGGTGTTTTTTGTTGGCGTAGGCGGAAACAAAATTTACAATGCAGACCGCATGCAGGGCCTGGATGCAAGTTATTCCTTCAACCTGTATGCCGATGCAGCCAACCGCTGGAACAAAGAGGGGTCGAGCAATACCATTCCAAGGGTGAGCATCGACAATGCGAACCGCAACTTCCGTCCGTCGGATCTGTTTGTGGAAAACGGCGATTTTCTGAGGTTGAAAAACTTTACGCTTGGCTACTCGGTGCCTAAAACGCTGCTGGAAAAAGTCAAGCTTACCCAGGCGCGGTTCTACGTCACAGGGCAGAACATTTTCACTTTTACCAAATACTCGGGTATCAATCCTGAGCTCGGTTATGTGAGTGACAGCGGCAAGCAGCTGAACGTGGATTACGCACAGTACCCACTGGCTCGCACCTGGACGATCGGCGCTACCTTATCATTCTGA
- a CDS encoding FecR family protein yields the protein MNHFHINELISKYVNGTTNADEDALVEQYLENNPMPENHDLIAEKDEIGARISRKLYRNTIRKPLSVWWRNAGIAAAACLALTAGLGWYFGSGNAGYGTVLTALLPDQPEGVEVKNTSRKPQRLTLDDGSEVTLQPGSRISYPERFGLKKRVVSLHGEAFFKVKKDPSKPFVVATENLATQVLGTSFNVRSYDRSGSIEVQVATGRVSVYEVSGRSNAKRNGVILTPNQRIVFDKRSQKMELGIVKNPIVVRPLASRQHFEFTESPVINALDMLEKTYGISIVVEGNMLRNCLFTGDLNNLPMFDQLSLICRSVNVDYEQRGTTIFIDGEGCPGNM from the coding sequence ATGAATCACTTCCACATTAACGAACTCATTTCAAAATACGTGAATGGTACCACCAATGCAGATGAAGATGCGCTGGTGGAGCAGTATCTCGAGAATAATCCGATGCCGGAAAATCACGACCTGATCGCCGAAAAGGATGAAATAGGAGCCCGGATCAGCAGGAAACTATACCGCAACACCATCCGCAAACCACTGTCGGTTTGGTGGCGCAATGCAGGGATCGCCGCGGCTGCCTGCCTCGCACTTACCGCCGGACTGGGTTGGTACTTCGGCAGCGGCAATGCAGGTTACGGGACCGTTCTGACGGCGCTCCTGCCGGATCAGCCGGAAGGGGTAGAGGTAAAAAATACATCGAGGAAGCCCCAGCGGCTGACGCTGGATGACGGGAGCGAGGTGACACTGCAGCCCGGCAGCCGGATCAGTTATCCCGAACGTTTCGGGTTAAAAAAGAGGGTGGTAAGCCTGCATGGAGAGGCGTTTTTCAAGGTAAAAAAGGACCCTTCAAAACCCTTTGTGGTCGCTACCGAAAACCTGGCGACCCAGGTACTGGGAACAAGCTTCAACGTGCGGTCCTATGATCGTTCGGGTTCCATTGAGGTGCAGGTCGCGACAGGGAGGGTGTCAGTATATGAAGTATCGGGCCGGAGCAATGCCAAAAGGAATGGGGTGATCCTCACGCCCAATCAGCGGATTGTTTTTGATAAACGTTCCCAGAAAATGGAGCTGGGGATTGTGAAGAATCCGATCGTCGTCCGGCCGCTTGCAAGCCGGCAGCACTTTGAATTTACCGAAAGCCCGGTAATCAATGCGCTCGATATGCTTGAAAAAACCTACGGGATCAGCATTGTAGTGGAAGGTAATATGCTGAGGAACTGCCTTTTCACCGGCGATCTGAACAACCTGCCGATGTTTGATCAGCTGAGCCTCATTTGCCGCTCGGTCAATGTGGACTATGAGCAGCGGGGTACCACCATTTTCATTGACGGGGAAGGCTGTCCGGGCAACATGTAA
- a CDS encoding RNA polymerase sigma factor, with translation MSKFLTDEQLVLQLQESSKRAFEQIYERYWYKLFSISYHQVGSREEAEELVHDIFESLWNRRAELTIRNLGAYLVIAMKYRITNFIKSQITWRRYQEYLILNKIQESYATDEIVQFSDLSRAVDEVMSRLPEKTSRIFQMSRFENRSVRDIAENMHLSEKAVEYHITKSLKALKDSLWMYQSEN, from the coding sequence ATGAGTAAATTTCTGACCGACGAACAACTCGTCTTACAGCTTCAGGAGAGTAGTAAACGAGCTTTTGAGCAGATTTACGAGCGTTACTGGTACAAGCTGTTCAGTATTTCCTACCATCAGGTAGGTTCAAGAGAAGAAGCGGAGGAGCTGGTTCACGACATTTTTGAAAGCCTGTGGAACCGCCGTGCCGAACTGACCATCAGGAACCTGGGTGCCTACCTGGTCATTGCCATGAAATACCGCATAACCAACTTTATCAAATCCCAGATTACCTGGCGCAGGTACCAGGAATATTTGATTCTGAACAAAATACAGGAAAGCTATGCGACCGACGAAATCGTCCAGTTTTCGGACCTGTCCAGGGCTGTGGATGAGGTGATGAGCAGGCTGCCGGAAAAAACAAGCCGCATTTTCCAGATGAGCCGTTTTGAAAACCGGTCGGTGCGGGACATTGCCGAAAACATGCACCTTTCCGAAAAAGCCGTCGAATACCACATCACCAAGTCGCTTAAAGCCTTGAAGGACAGTCTCTGGATGTACCAGTCCGAGAATTAA
- a CDS encoding glycerophosphodiester phosphodiesterase encodes MNARLLFQALRTLLMGMPMLLTSPAWTQPVSYSLIAHRGGVTGGKYTENGLPALEEAAKEGYAMIETDLRVTADGVLIANHDADFRRFYGVEKKVTETRWQDIKKLKSSLDGNSPLLLEDILSYCHTHKLGIMLDNKIAGLDTILFNKVIGLLDRYDLRSTALMIGTDESTAFFTGKIRLSCSRTQLEENMKKPGYRAADYFFFERPARLTQEDVTWARSNGIMLVAAINKFHYNQSGDMLTDAAADCRRMLTSGVSWFQIDSDFRHFFER; translated from the coding sequence ATGAACGCCCGCCTGCTCTTCCAAGCTTTAAGAACCCTGCTGATGGGTATGCCAATGCTGCTGACGTCACCTGCGTGGACGCAGCCTGTTTCGTACTCCCTGATTGCCCATCGTGGCGGCGTCACAGGAGGTAAGTATACTGAAAACGGACTTCCTGCATTGGAAGAGGCTGCCAAAGAAGGTTATGCAATGATTGAAACAGACCTTCGCGTGACGGCTGACGGGGTCCTGATCGCGAACCATGATGCAGATTTCCGCAGGTTTTACGGCGTTGAGAAAAAAGTAACGGAAACCCGCTGGCAGGACATCAAAAAGCTGAAAAGCAGCCTCGACGGCAACTCCCCGCTACTCCTCGAAGATATCCTGAGCTACTGTCATACGCACAAGTTGGGTATCATGCTCGACAACAAGATTGCAGGTTTGGATACAATCCTTTTCAACAAAGTGATCGGCCTGCTGGATCGGTACGATCTCCGAAGCACCGCACTGATGATCGGTACGGATGAAAGTACTGCTTTTTTTACGGGTAAAATCAGGCTGAGCTGTTCACGTACCCAGCTCGAAGAGAACATGAAAAAGCCGGGCTACCGGGCGGCTGATTACTTTTTCTTTGAGAGGCCTGCCAGGCTGACGCAGGAAGATGTAACCTGGGCACGATCGAACGGTATCATGCTCGTTGCGGCTATTAACAAATTTCACTACAATCAATCCGGCGACATGCTGACCGATGCGGCAGCAGACTGCCGGCGTATGCTGACCTCCGGCGTATCCTGGTTCCAGATAGATTCAGATTTCCGGCATTTCTTCGAGCGCTGA
- a CDS encoding metallophosphoesterase family protein — protein MRISPFLLVLIAPLLLSCDDLFQYNPNQLVFGHDERDINFHNIEKILELPEQDTLKFILMGDTQRWYDETEDFVKSANNQPGVSFVIHAGDISDFGLTAEFKWVHEIMTRLKYPYVTAMGNHDKIANGLAAYRKMYGPPDYSFEFSGHKFIFVNTNSREYAFDGTVPDVNWLRGQVADNPGNKDAIVIAHIPPYAADFDPNLEQTYAKILGDDPNVKMSLYGHNHSFSDGEYYNDGVHYFVTTTVGARGYMLVTVWKGGYDVQRVEF, from the coding sequence TTGAGAATCTCTCCTTTTCTTCTTGTCCTGATTGCCCCACTCCTGCTGTCATGCGACGACCTTTTTCAGTACAATCCGAACCAGCTTGTTTTTGGACATGATGAGCGTGACATCAACTTTCACAACATTGAAAAAATACTGGAATTGCCTGAGCAGGATACGCTAAAGTTTATCCTGATGGGCGATACGCAGCGCTGGTACGATGAGACGGAAGATTTTGTAAAAAGTGCCAATAACCAGCCTGGCGTTTCCTTCGTCATTCACGCCGGCGATATTTCGGACTTCGGGCTGACGGCCGAGTTCAAATGGGTGCACGAGATCATGACGCGCCTCAAATATCCCTATGTAACTGCCATGGGCAACCACGACAAAATTGCAAACGGACTGGCCGCTTACCGGAAAATGTACGGACCACCCGACTACTCGTTCGAATTCAGCGGGCACAAGTTCATTTTTGTGAATACCAATTCCCGCGAGTATGCATTCGACGGCACGGTACCGGACGTAAACTGGCTTCGGGGGCAGGTGGCGGACAATCCCGGGAACAAGGATGCGATCGTCATTGCGCACATTCCTCCCTATGCGGCCGACTTCGACCCTAATCTTGAACAAACCTATGCAAAAATCCTCGGGGACGATCCAAATGTGAAGATGAGCCTCTACGGCCACAACCACTCATTCAGCGACGGAGAGTACTACAATGATGGTGTCCACTATTTTGTTACGACTACGGTGGGTGCCCGCGGCTACATGCTGGTGACGGTCTGGAAAGGCGGGTATGATGTACAGCGTGTTGAATTTTAA
- a CDS encoding PPC domain-containing DNA-binding protein: MKPVINFLFGSALAMMANQGHAQASKEPQKRFVKTPTGYLMVLRQGDDVLAQIESLARTEKIPSANFTGMGFVNVQFGYFNFKTKAYEPKDFKNVELASMTGSIAWQDNKVSLHTHGIVTDKKFNAFGGHMLGATVGTGSVEIMVVVHDRQLERVMEEPLGANVLSLEP; the protein is encoded by the coding sequence ATGAAGCCGGTCATTAATTTTCTGTTTGGCTCAGCCCTGGCCATGATGGCCAATCAGGGTCACGCCCAGGCTTCCAAGGAGCCACAAAAACGGTTTGTAAAAACACCGACCGGGTACCTGATGGTACTCCGCCAGGGTGATGACGTACTCGCACAGATCGAGTCACTGGCACGCACCGAAAAAATCCCTTCGGCTAACTTTACCGGGATGGGGTTTGTGAATGTACAGTTTGGCTACTTCAATTTTAAAACCAAGGCGTATGAGCCCAAAGACTTCAAAAATGTCGAGCTGGCAAGTATGACCGGATCCATTGCCTGGCAGGACAACAAGGTTTCGCTGCATACGCACGGCATCGTGACCGATAAGAAATTCAATGCATTCGGAGGGCATATGCTGGGTGCTACGGTTGGTACCGGCTCTGTGGAGATTATGGTGGTGGTACACGACCGCCAGCTCGAACGTGTGATGGAAGAGCCGCTGGGCGCCAATGTGCTGAGCCTTGAACCCTGA
- a CDS encoding AraC family transcriptional regulator has product MPEPILTFQSLYDLYAAVGAPVTKLDPDFGFTISQVSEMQMPLPYRSPGFRTGYFSFLFVKNGRGSYTTDDRTFPFGAGTVYFTNPGHFKSFEWLEPSDACIVTFTEAFLKENVHADIFTEFPFLLAETVRPKILDPDTFEAFEKLTNQIEEEYDGTSVLRKRIIANLLVVLLLKIKEHFWLDYDPIDEGRRSSQIVKTFRENLEMHFRELSEGKTDRTLRPQDYADMQNLNVTYLGSVIRNKTGKTISAWITEKTIAEAKTLLRNTSLSSKEIAFALGFAEAAHFSNYFKKNAAHTPASYRRMHQPG; this is encoded by the coding sequence ATGCCGGAACCGATACTAACCTTTCAGAGCCTGTACGACCTATACGCGGCGGTGGGTGCGCCCGTCACCAAACTGGATCCGGACTTTGGTTTTACCATCAGCCAGGTAAGTGAAATGCAAATGCCCCTGCCCTACCGCTCGCCGGGTTTCCGGACAGGTTATTTTTCATTTTTGTTTGTAAAAAACGGAAGGGGCAGCTATACCACGGATGATCGTACATTTCCATTCGGAGCAGGCACTGTTTATTTCACCAACCCCGGCCACTTCAAATCGTTTGAGTGGCTCGAACCCTCCGATGCATGCATTGTCACCTTTACAGAAGCTTTTCTGAAGGAGAATGTACATGCGGATATCTTTACGGAATTCCCTTTCCTGCTCGCCGAAACTGTACGGCCAAAGATCCTGGACCCGGACACATTCGAAGCGTTTGAAAAGCTGACAAACCAGATCGAGGAGGAATATGATGGCACCTCGGTGCTCCGTAAGCGCATTATCGCCAATCTGCTGGTTGTACTTTTACTTAAAATCAAAGAGCACTTCTGGCTGGACTATGACCCCATCGACGAGGGCCGCCGCAGTTCGCAAATCGTCAAAACTTTCCGTGAAAATCTTGAAATGCACTTTCGCGAGCTAAGTGAGGGCAAAACCGACCGTACGCTGCGGCCGCAGGATTATGCCGATATGCAAAACCTCAATGTCACCTACCTCGGCAGCGTGATCAGGAACAAAACCGGCAAGACCATCAGCGCATGGATTACCGAAAAAACTATTGCAGAAGCCAAAACGCTGCTCCGCAACACCAGCCTGTCTTCGAAGGAAATTGCATTTGCACTCGGGTTTGCGGAGGCGGCCCATTTCAGTAATTATTTCAAGAAAAATGCCGCACATACCCCTGCGAGCTACCGTCGCATGCATCAGCCCGGCTGA
- a CDS encoding SDR family NAD(P)-dependent oxidoreductase: MSTASSKIALVTGGSRGLGKEMAIRIAEKGLDVIVTYNSKKEEAEATVAEIAALGRKAAALQLDVSKSASFATFSNDLKETLNTTFDADGIDYLINNAGIGINASFAETSEEQFDTLLNIQLKGPFFLTQQLLPVLHDGGGIVNISTGLARFVMPGYSAYAAMKGGMEVLTRYQAKELGSRGIRVNIVAPGAIETDFGGGVVRDNEQVNQHIASVTALGRVGRPDDIGGVVAFLCTGDARWINAQRIEVSGGMVL; the protein is encoded by the coding sequence ATGAGTACAGCAAGCAGCAAAATTGCCCTCGTGACAGGGGGAAGCCGTGGATTAGGTAAAGAAATGGCGATCCGTATCGCCGAAAAAGGGCTCGACGTCATCGTCACCTATAACAGTAAGAAAGAAGAAGCAGAGGCTACCGTAGCGGAAATCGCAGCCCTCGGGCGAAAAGCAGCCGCCCTGCAGCTGGATGTTTCCAAAAGTGCAAGCTTCGCCACATTTAGCAATGACCTGAAAGAGACATTGAACACCACTTTTGATGCTGATGGGATTGATTATCTGATCAACAATGCAGGGATCGGCATCAATGCTTCCTTTGCTGAAACCAGTGAAGAGCAGTTTGATACCCTCCTGAACATTCAGCTCAAAGGCCCGTTCTTTTTAACGCAGCAGTTGCTGCCGGTGCTCCATGACGGCGGCGGGATTGTTAATATTTCTACCGGTCTCGCGCGGTTCGTAATGCCCGGTTACTCCGCTTACGCTGCCATGAAAGGCGGCATGGAGGTACTCACGCGCTACCAGGCCAAAGAGCTTGGAAGCAGGGGCATACGGGTGAATATAGTGGCGCCGGGTGCGATTGAAACAGATTTTGGTGGCGGTGTGGTTCGGGACAATGAGCAGGTCAACCAGCATATTGCGTCGGTTACAGCGCTGGGCCGTGTGGGCCGGCCGGATGACATTGGCGGCGTGGTGGCTTTTCTTTGTACCGGGGACGCCAGGTGGATCAATGCCCAGCGTATTGAAGTTTCCGGCGGAATGGTGCTGTAA